In a single window of the Ancylobacter polymorphus genome:
- a CDS encoding tyrosine-type recombinase/integrase has protein sequence MTRQAKYPKGVFCTRKPNGTTYWYYQRDKGKPTRGPLVRLPDFGSPEFYEALRDIARGDAPTRYNIAAMIADYKSDPQWGTKRPATIATYESALAPILQYWGEREPGEITVAHVIDLINKFAGKPSMGNMVLVMVKKLMKFAVQRGHRMDNPAREVDALYEDTDGAKPLTPAAWAALMAPECPTSVRRLAILGRATGQRISDLIRMRPADRDEDGISHTITKLRDKPHWSLLKPEEAAEIDGWGVGPATPYVLRPDGRRYDTDSMRDAWNGYIKTESGAALAGFTPHDLRATKVCDERIAGKTHQQIAAMVGMSVGMVMKYSKHIDQRLAARGGA, from the coding sequence GTGACCAGGCAGGCGAAGTACCCTAAGGGCGTGTTCTGCACCCGCAAGCCGAACGGCACGACCTACTGGTACTATCAACGCGACAAGGGCAAGCCCACACGCGGGCCGTTGGTGCGTCTGCCTGACTTCGGCTCTCCCGAGTTCTACGAGGCGCTGAGGGACATCGCGCGCGGTGACGCCCCGACTCGCTACAACATCGCGGCCATGATTGCGGACTACAAGTCCGATCCGCAGTGGGGGACGAAGCGCCCGGCGACGATCGCCACCTATGAATCGGCTCTGGCGCCAATCCTTCAGTACTGGGGCGAGCGCGAGCCGGGGGAGATCACCGTCGCTCACGTCATCGATCTGATCAACAAGTTCGCCGGCAAGCCATCCATGGGGAACATGGTGTTGGTGATGGTCAAGAAGCTGATGAAGTTCGCGGTGCAGCGCGGGCATCGGATGGATAACCCGGCGCGAGAGGTGGACGCGCTCTATGAGGACACAGACGGCGCCAAGCCGCTCACGCCCGCAGCCTGGGCGGCGTTGATGGCGCCAGAGTGCCCGACATCGGTGCGCCGACTTGCCATCTTGGGGCGCGCCACGGGGCAACGCATTTCAGATCTCATCCGCATGCGGCCTGCCGACCGAGACGAGGACGGAATCAGCCACACCATCACCAAGCTGCGGGACAAGCCGCATTGGAGCCTGCTGAAGCCGGAAGAAGCGGCCGAGATTGACGGATGGGGCGTTGGGCCGGCCACCCCCTATGTGCTGCGGCCTGATGGCCGGCGCTACGACACGGACTCCATGCGCGACGCCTGGAACGGCTACATCAAGACCGAGTCTGGTGCGGCGCTGGCCGGATTTACGCCGCACGACCTGCGCGCGACGAAGGTCTGTGACGAGCGGATCGCAGGCAAGACCCATCAGCAGATCGCCGCCATGGTCGGCATGTCGGTGGGCATGGTGATGAAATACAGCAAGCACATTGACCAGCGTTTGGCGGCTCGCGGAGGGGCCTGA